Part of the Leifsonia soli genome is shown below.
CAGAACCGGCGCAGGCAAGACCCGCGCCGCCGCGAGCGCGATCCCGCAGCTTCCGTGGAACCAGGTGCGGGCGGCGCCCGTCGTCCTCGTCACGGGGGCCGAGGGGTTCCTCGCCGACCGTGCGGTGCGCACCCTCCGGGATGCGCTCAAGGCCGAAGACCCCAGCCTCGAGGTCAGCGACCTCCATGCGGGCGACTACGCGCCCGGCGAGCTCCTCACGCTCGCGAGCCCCTCCCTGTTCGGCGAGCCGCGCATGATCCGCGTCGAGGCCGTCGAGAAGCTCAACGACGCCTTCCTCTCGGACATGCTGGCCTACCTCGAAGCGCCGGCCGACGGCACGGTCGTGACGTTGCGTCACGGCGGAGGTGTCCGCGGCAAGAAGCTGCTCGACGCGATCCGTTCCGGCACCGGCGGCGGCATCGAAGTGGTGTGCACCGAGTTGAAGAAGGACGCGGAGAAGTACGACTTCGCCCAGGCCGAGTTCGCGGCGGCGGGCCGGAAGGTGACCCCGGGCGCGCTTCGGGCGATCACCTCGGCGTTCTCCGACGACCTCGCCGAGCTCGCCGCCGCCTGTCAGCAGCTGCTCTCGGACTCGTCGGAGCAGATCACCGAGGCCACCGTCGACAAGTACTACGGCGGCCGGGTCGAGACGAATGCGTTCCAGGTCGCCGATGCCGCGATCGCCGGCCGCCATGGCGAGGCGCTCGTCACCATGCGGCACGCTCTCGCGTCGGGCGCGGACCCGGTGCCGATGGTGGCCGCGTTCGCGAGCAAGATCCGCACCATGGCCAAGATCTCCGGCGCCCGGGGCGGATCCGGCCAGCTGGCTCAGCAGTTCGGGCTCGCACCGTGGCAGGTCGACCGCGCCCGCCGCGACCTGCAGGGGTGGACGGAGGACGGGCTCGGGCGCTGCATCGAGCTCCTCGCCGAGACCGATGCCAACGTCAAGGGCGGCGGACGCGACCCGGTGTTCGCCCTCGAGCGGATGATCCGCATCGTGAGCGCGCGCGGGCGCGGCTGACCGCACCCCGCACACGCAGAGAGCCCCCGCCCGGACCGAAGTCCAGGAGGGGGCTCTCTCGCGGCGCGGGACAGGTCCCGCTGGCGGTCGTCGCTTAGAGCGCGGCGACCTGCTTGGCGATGGCCGACTTGCGGTTCGCCGCCTGGTTCTTGTGGATGACGCCCTTGCTGGCCGCCTTGTCGATCTTCTTCGCGGCGACACGCAGCGCCGCGGTCGCCTTGTCCTTGTCGCCCGCCGTGACGGCCTCACGGGTGGCACGGATGGCGGTCTTGAGCTCGCTCTTGACGGCCTTGTTGCGCTCCTGCGCCTTCTTGTTGGTGCGGTTGCGCTTGATCTGCGACTTGATGTTTGCCACGAATGGTCACTTTCGTTCTGAATGAGTTAGGGATGTGCCGCTCAGCGGAGAGGGCGCCTTGCGGCGTTTCGTGCGGACACATCCACACGCAAGCCAACAAACAACATTACCAGCGCGGACCGCCCTGCGGCAAAACGGTGCGGATCGCGGTCACACGCGCGCGGGTGCGTACGACCCGACGAGCAGCTCCTCGAGCAATGTCGGGCCGTTCGGCTCCCAGCCCAGGTCGATCCGCGGGCGCGTCCCGCGCGCCTGCTGGTCGAGCAGCAGGGCGTCCGCGAGCGCCTCCCCGAGCCGGCTGCGCGACTCCTCGACGGACTCGGCGGCGACCCCTCCCGCGATTCCCGCGGCTTGTGCCGCCGCCTCGCCGAGCTCGCGCACGGTCGGGTTCTGCCCGCCTGCGCCGATGTAGGTCGCTCCCGCGGCGCCCTGCTCGAGCGCGAGGACGTACAGGGCGGCCAGATCGTCGACGTGCACGGTCGCCCAGTGCTGCGAGCCGTTGCCGATGAGCCGCAGAGCGGGCACGGCGCCGGAGCCGCGCGGCGCATCCACGATCACGTTGGCCAGGCCCTTGCCGTGACCGTAGACGATCGACGGGACGACCAGCGTGCCGCGCACGCCCTCGGCCTCGCGGACGAGCTGCTCGGCCGTTGCGCGCCACGCCGTGAGAGCCGGCGGCTGCGCGGGGGAGTCCTCGGTGATGTCGTCGTTGTCGCCGTACGTCCAGATGCCGCCGGTGTGGACGAAGGGCTTCCCGGTGCCGGCGAGCCCCGCGAGCACGGCGGGCACGAGCACCGCGTCGACGTCCTTCGAGGAGGCCAGGTGGATGACGCCGTCGCTCTCGCGCGCCGCACGCTCCACGAGGCCGCTGTCGGCGGCGTCGCCGACGAGCGGGGTGGCGCCGGCAGCGCGCACGGTCTCCGCCTTCTCGTCGTCGCGGACGAGAGCGGTGACGCTGTGACCCTCGTCGAGGAGACGGGGGAGGACAGAGGATCCGATGAAGCCGGTCGCGCCGGTGAGCAGGATGTTCATATCGTCCACAACACGACCGTCGCGCGAACATTCCCCAGGTCGGTCGTCCCGGCGGACCGCCCCGAGCGGCGCGCGTAGGCTCGTCGTATGACCACTTCCCGCATCGCCATCGTCAACGGTTACGTCGTCCCCGTCTCCCAGGAGCCGATCGAGAACGGCGTCGTCCTCGTGACGGACGGCGTGATCGAAGCGGTCGGAGCCGCGGCGGACGTCGCCGTGCCGGAGGGCGCGACCGTGGTCGATGCCGCAGGCAAATGGGTGCTTCCCGGGTTCATCGAATCCCACGGGCACGTCGGGATCCACGAAGAGGCCAACGGTCCCGCCGGCGACGACACCAACGAGATGACGACGCCCAACACGGCGGCCGTCCGCGCCATCGACGCCATCAACATCGATGACGAGGGCTTCCGCGACGCTCTCTCGGGAGGGGTGACCTCGGTCGTCGTCAAGCCGGGATCGGGCAACCCGATCGGCGGCCAGACGGTCGCGATCAAGACGTGGGGCGGCCGGATCATCGACGAGCAGGTCATCCACGAGGCGGTGAGCGTCAAGTCGGCCCTCGGCGAGAACCCGAAGCGGGTCTACGGCGCGAAGAACGCGACGCCGAGCACACGGCTCGGGGTCGCCATGATCATCCGCGAGGCGTTCGTCGCCGCGCAGAACTACCGGGTGCAGCGCGAGAACGCCGACCTCGAGGGCAAGCCGTTCGAGCGCGACCTCGCGAAGGAGACGCTGGTGCGCGTGCTCGACGGCGAACTCGCCTGGGATCAGCACACGCACCGCCATGACGACATCGCGACGGCCCTCCGCCTCGCCGACGAGTTCGGCTACCGGCTGGTGGTCAACCACGGCACGGAGGCGCACAAGATCGCCGACGTGCTGGCCGAGCGCGACATCCCGGTCATCTTCGGCCCGATGTTCACCTCCCGCTCCAAGGTCGAGCTGCGCGACCGCGCCATCGCCAACCTGGCGACGCTGGCGCAGGCCGGCGTCCGGGTGGCGATCACCACCGATCACCCCGTGGTCCCGATCAACTTCCTCGTCTACCAGGCGGCACTCGCGGTGAAGGACGGCCTGCCGCGGCAGACCGCCCTGGAGGCGCTCACGGTCAACCCGGCGGCGTTCCTCCGCCTCGACGACCGCGTCGGCTCGCTCACGCCGGGCCTCGACGGCGACGTGGTGGTGTGGTCGGGCGATCCGCTCGACGTGAACTCGCGCGCCGAGCGCGTGTTCATCGGCGGTGCCGAGGTGTACCGGTTCGAAGACGGGCGCGGGCACGTGGTGGAGCGCTCCGAGCGCTTCGCCTGACCGGACCACCCACCGGTGCGTCGGTGGGCGGGGGTTCGTGGAAGAATGGCCGGACGATGTCACCACGAGCTCTCCAGGCCCTCGAGCCCGCCGCGACCGACCCGGCCTCCATCCGCAACTTCTGCATCATCGCGCACATCGACCACGGCAAGTCGACCCTGGCCGACCGGATGCTGCAGATCACCGGCGTCGTCGCCGAGCGGGACATGCGCGCCCAGTACCTCGACCGCATGGACATCGAGCGCGAGCGCGGGATCACGATCAAGAGCCAGGCGGTCCGCATGCCGTGGCAGGTCGACGGCGACACCTTCGCGCTCAACATGATCGACACCCCCGGGCACGTCGACTTCACCTACGAGGTCTCCCGCTCCCTCGCCGCCTGCGAGGGCGCCATCCTGCTCGTGGACGCCGCTCAGGGCATCGAGGCGCAGACGCTCGCGAACCTGTACCTGGCGCTGGAGAACGACCTCACCATCGTCCCCGTGCTCAACAAGATCGACCTTCCCGCCGCCGACCCGGACAAGTACGCGCAGGAGCTCGCCAGCCTCATCGGCGGCCGGCCCGAGGACGTCCTCCGTGTGTCCGGCAAGACCGGCATGGGCGTCGAGGCGCTGCTCGACCGCGTCGTCGCCGAGATCCCGGCCCCGGTCGGCAACGCGGATGCTCCGGCGCGCGCCATGATCTTCGACTCCGTCTACGACAGCTACCGCGGCGTCGTGACCTACGTCCGCATGGTCGACGGCAAGCTGCAGCCGCGCGAGCGCATCCAGATGATGTCGACGCGCGCCACCCACGAGATCCTCGAGATCGGCGTCTCCGCCCCGGAGCCGACGCCGTCGAAAGGCCTGGGCGTCGGCGAGGTGGGCTACCTGATCACCGGTGTGAAGGACGTCCGCCAGTCGAAGGTGGGCGACACGATCACCACTGCGTCGAAGCCGGCCACCCAGGCGCTCCCCGGCTACACGGAGCCGAAGCCGATGGTGTTCTCGGGCCTGTACCCGATCGACGGCAGCGACTACCCGGAGCTCCGCGAGGCCCTCGACAAGCTGAAGCTGTCGGACGCCGCGCTCGTCTACGAGCCCGAGACCTCCGTCGCCCTCGGCTTCGGCTTCCGCTGCGGCTTCCTCGGGCTCCTGCACCTGGAGATCATCACCGAGCGGCTGTCGCGCGAGTTCGGCCTCGACCTCATCACGACCGCGCCGAGCGTGATCTACGAGGTGACGACCGAGGACAAGAAGACGGTCACCGTCACCAACCCGAGCGAGTTCCCCGGCGGCAAGATCGAGAAGGTCGAGGAGCCGGTCGTCAAGGCGGCCATCCTCGCCCCCAAGGACTACGTCGGCGTCATCATGGAGCTCTGCCAGAGCCGCCGCGGCTCGTTGCTCGGCATGGAGTACCTGGGCGAGGACCGCGTCGAGATCCGCTACACCATGCCGCTCGGCGAGATCGTCTTCGACTTCTTCGACCAGCTCAAGTCGAAGACCGCTGGCTACGCCTCCCTCGACTACGAGCCGTTCGGCGAGCAGGAGTCCGACCTCGTCAAGGTCGACATCCTGCTGCAGGGCGAGACGGTGGATGCGTTCAGCGCCATCGTGCACCGCGACAAGGCGTACGCCTACGGCACGATGATGGCGTCCCGCCTGCGCGAGCTGATCCCGCGCCAGCAGTTCGAGGTCCCGATCCAGGCCGCCATCGGCGCGCGCATCATCGCGCGCGAGAACATCCGCGCGA
Proteins encoded:
- the holA gene encoding DNA polymerase III subunit delta, translated to MATRSSSRTGAGKTRAAASAIPQLPWNQVRAAPVVLVTGAEGFLADRAVRTLRDALKAEDPSLEVSDLHAGDYAPGELLTLASPSLFGEPRMIRVEAVEKLNDAFLSDMLAYLEAPADGTVVTLRHGGGVRGKKLLDAIRSGTGGGIEVVCTELKKDAEKYDFAQAEFAAAGRKVTPGALRAITSAFSDDLAELAAACQQLLSDSSEQITEATVDKYYGGRVETNAFQVADAAIAGRHGEALVTMRHALASGADPVPMVAAFASKIRTMAKISGARGGSGQLAQQFGLAPWQVDRARRDLQGWTEDGLGRCIELLAETDANVKGGGRDPVFALERMIRIVSARGRG
- the rpsT gene encoding 30S ribosomal protein S20 codes for the protein MANIKSQIKRNRTNKKAQERNKAVKSELKTAIRATREAVTAGDKDKATAALRVAAKKIDKAASKGVIHKNQAANRKSAIAKQVAAL
- a CDS encoding NAD-dependent epimerase/dehydratase family protein, encoding MNILLTGATGFIGSSVLPRLLDEGHSVTALVRDDEKAETVRAAGATPLVGDAADSGLVERAARESDGVIHLASSKDVDAVLVPAVLAGLAGTGKPFVHTGGIWTYGDNDDITEDSPAQPPALTAWRATAEQLVREAEGVRGTLVVPSIVYGHGKGLANVIVDAPRGSGAVPALRLIGNGSQHWATVHVDDLAALYVLALEQGAAGATYIGAGGQNPTVRELGEAAAQAAGIAGGVAAESVEESRSRLGEALADALLLDQQARGTRPRIDLGWEPNGPTLLEELLVGSYAPARV
- a CDS encoding amidohydrolase, with protein sequence MTTSRIAIVNGYVVPVSQEPIENGVVLVTDGVIEAVGAAADVAVPEGATVVDAAGKWVLPGFIESHGHVGIHEEANGPAGDDTNEMTTPNTAAVRAIDAINIDDEGFRDALSGGVTSVVVKPGSGNPIGGQTVAIKTWGGRIIDEQVIHEAVSVKSALGENPKRVYGAKNATPSTRLGVAMIIREAFVAAQNYRVQRENADLEGKPFERDLAKETLVRVLDGELAWDQHTHRHDDIATALRLADEFGYRLVVNHGTEAHKIADVLAERDIPVIFGPMFTSRSKVELRDRAIANLATLAQAGVRVAITTDHPVVPINFLVYQAALAVKDGLPRQTALEALTVNPAAFLRLDDRVGSLTPGLDGDVVVWSGDPLDVNSRAERVFIGGAEVYRFEDGRGHVVERSERFA
- the lepA gene encoding translation elongation factor 4, yielding MSPRALQALEPAATDPASIRNFCIIAHIDHGKSTLADRMLQITGVVAERDMRAQYLDRMDIERERGITIKSQAVRMPWQVDGDTFALNMIDTPGHVDFTYEVSRSLAACEGAILLVDAAQGIEAQTLANLYLALENDLTIVPVLNKIDLPAADPDKYAQELASLIGGRPEDVLRVSGKTGMGVEALLDRVVAEIPAPVGNADAPARAMIFDSVYDSYRGVVTYVRMVDGKLQPRERIQMMSTRATHEILEIGVSAPEPTPSKGLGVGEVGYLITGVKDVRQSKVGDTITTASKPATQALPGYTEPKPMVFSGLYPIDGSDYPELREALDKLKLSDAALVYEPETSVALGFGFRCGFLGLLHLEIITERLSREFGLDLITTAPSVIYEVTTEDKKTVTVTNPSEFPGGKIEKVEEPVVKAAILAPKDYVGVIMELCQSRRGSLLGMEYLGEDRVEIRYTMPLGEIVFDFFDQLKSKTAGYASLDYEPFGEQESDLVKVDILLQGETVDAFSAIVHRDKAYAYGTMMASRLRELIPRQQFEVPIQAAIGARIIARENIRAMRKDVLAKCYGGDITRKRKLLEKQKEGKKRMKMVGRVEVPQEAFIAALSGDTEKKDKK